The Pyrus communis chromosome 5, drPyrComm1.1, whole genome shotgun sequence region GATGATGTACATATCCCACTTCCTCACTGGGTGACAGAAATTGGCCAAAAGAATCCtgatatatattttacaaataAAGAAGGGAAACGCAATGCTGAATGCCTCACATGGGGAATTGATAAGGAGCGAGTTTTAAGAGGCCGTACTGCTGTTGAGGTATAGTATTCTGGAATTACTTAGTTATGCTGGTCTTTTATTTCTAGGGTTTGCCATTGCTCCATTCCTGCTATATTTGTCTTCTTTTACATGTTCCACTCATGTTTTAGAAAGAAACTATTGTTAAACCTTTTCCAGCTCCTATATTTGTATGCTATAAGAATCAAAGCTTATGAATTCTTCAGACATACTGCTTGATGCTGAGAATTTCTATTCTGTTTATTTATAATGAAACCAAATGCAGGTTTACTTCGACTACATGAGGAGCTTCAGAGttgaatttaatgaattttttgagGAAGGAATAATATCAGAAATTGAAGTTGGATTAGGTCCGTGTGGAGAGCTACGGTATCCTTCTTATCCTGAACAGCATGGTTGGAAATATCCTGGTATTGGTGAATTCCAGGTACCTTGGTGATAATTCTTTTCATTACTGGGCGATTAATAAGGTGGCGGCATGCATGATAGCTAGGGACTGACAGTTATTTCTGAACGTTAAGTTAATAGCCCTTCATTCATCTATCGTTATGACCTTAAGCCAGtagttcatttgattttttactTCTTTCTGACCTTTGAAAAAATCCTTTGATTCAACCTGGTTCGGTGCAGTGTTATGACCGATACTTGATGAAGGATCTGGCGCAGGCTGCAGAAGCAAGGGGCCACTCCTTTTGGGCCAGAGCACCAGATAATGCAGGTTCTTATAGTTCCCAACCACATGAGACAGGGTTTTTCCGTGACGGAGGTGATTATGATAGCTACTATGGCAGATTCTTCCTCAATTGGTACTCCCGTGTTTTGATTGATCATGGTGATCGTGTACTTGCTCTGGCCAATTTAGCTTTCGAAGGCACACACATTGCTACAAAGGTGAGTCGCTTTCTTCAGTTCTTGCTTCTTGGACATTAGTTCTTCACAAGTTTTCGTTTTGTGGAGTTTCTTTATATGATTTATGAGCAGGTATCAGGTATCCACTGGTGGTACAAGACTGCCAGCCATCCTGCTGAATTAACTGCTGGATTTTACAATTCCTGCAATCGTGATGGGTACGTGCCAATATCAGAAATGTTAAAAAAGCATGAGGCTGCCCTGAATTTCACATGTGTTGAAATGCGCACGTCAGACCAGCATCAGGGCTTTCCGGAAGCACTGGCAGACCCTGAGGGATTGGTTTGGCAGGTAGCAAGCACAGAAACCCATGTAATTACTTCCTGGATTATAAGTGTAcctaaattaagaaataaatacaAACCACCAACATTTGGAAAAGCGTGTGGCTGGATGGGATGAAATTTGAAAAGCATCATTTTGAATTTGGAGTGaatatgcctttttttttttttacttgggAAGGGGGACACCTTTAGTATCTGAGTTAGTTGTTATTTTGTGAATAATTTATCTGCTCAAATTCATTTTTCTCCATCTGTCAAGCAAATGTTTCAAAATTTCTAACTACATGGGCAAGCAACCATGTGAAATGTTAATAAATCCTCCATGTCAATCTGCGTTGAATACTTAATCAAAATGTTATTTGTAAAGCATTTTCTTCGTTTTTATAATGATTTTGGAGTTGACATTGGTTTGCAGGTGCTAAATGCTGCATGGGATGCTGACATTCCAGTCGCTAGTGAGAATGCTCTTACATGCTTTGATAGAGAGGGCTACAACAAGATATTAGAAAATGCTAAGCCCAGGAATGATCCAGATGGCAGACATTTATCAGCATTTACCTACCTCAGATTAAGCCCAGTTCTCATTGAGAGGCATAACTTAATGGAGTTCGAACGGTTtgtcaagagaatgcatggtaAGAGTTGTAAGACTACACGATTCTCTTCTCCTACATTTCTACACACTCAAGCATGAGCACACATATGCACAGActtgcatatatttcattttATAACGAGAAGAATGATTTATACAATGCACTGTATGGGACGTCCTCTTGCACGCTCAGAAGTGTTTTTTCTCATATTATGTTGTGTTGTGTTGTTTGGTTACACCCTTTGAATAAGAACCCTGCATAAGCCAAAATCAGGGTTCTCTGATAAGCTCTAAATTCAAGCCTTCTCTCTAAAACTTGAGCTTATGCAAGAAGCTGAAATCCAGTTAATGAAATAATGTAGAGGGTCGAACGTACATTCTTAGACtcatgtatatgtgtgtgtgtatgtgcaaGCATGTAACTTCTTCTAGCCGCAGGATCAACATTTATTATACAAAGGGTCATTTGGTAGAAGCTCTTCATTTACACATTTCTTCTCATCAAAGCTGCTTCAAACTGACCCTACACTCATATTTACTCAATTTCTTACACTCAAAGACATGGGGAACACCGCTATACAGTTTTGCAATGTATCTCACATATACACCATGTGAGCGGTGTATGACAAACCGCATGAATAGCCATGTCaggaaaaataatttgaagATTTGCGTTAAAATTCTTTTTTCAGCATGCAGACGATGAAGTTGAGTTTTGCTTTCTATATAATAGTGTACCTAATTCCCCATACTGTGTTCTTTAAACAAGACTTTCACTCTGCAAGTCACTGTGTACAGCAtgtagaaagaaaat contains the following coding sequences:
- the LOC137734705 gene encoding beta-amylase 2, chloroplastic-like isoform X1; the encoded protein is MAQFSAPQVSSTLRAPRRPIACCKATTMAWLSSCTQTAVASLKLTPGFRGLPELNSCRLRVLGSDRSRSFAVARDSAEGTAVGDPVENAGRNQAEDSSTEKFEERDFTGTPYVPVYVMLPLGVINMNVELVEPQALRNQLQVLKSVGVDGVMVDCWWGIVEAHNPQQYNWNGYKRLFQIVRDLNLKLQVVMSFHECGGNVGDDVHIPLPHWVTEIGQKNPDIYFTNKEGKRNAECLTWGIDKERVLRGRTAVEVYFDYMRSFRVEFNEFFEEGIISEIEVGLGPCGELRYPSYPEQHGWKYPGIGEFQCYDRYLMKDLAQAAEARGHSFWARAPDNAGSYSSQPHETGFFRDGGDYDSYYGRFFLNWYSRVLIDHGDRVLALANLAFEGTHIATKVSGIHWWYKTASHPAELTAGFYNSCNRDGYVPISEMLKKHEAALNFTCVEMRTSDQHQGFPEALADPEGLVWQVASTETHVLNAAWDADIPVASENALTCFDREGYNKILENAKPRNDPDGRHLSAFTYLRLSPVLIERHNLMEFERFVKRMHGEATPDV
- the LOC137734705 gene encoding beta-amylase 2, chloroplastic-like isoform X2, which encodes MAQFSAPQVSSTLRAPRRPIACCKATTMAWLSSCTQTAVASLKLTPGFRGLPELNSCRLRVLGSDRSRSFAVARDSAEGTAVGDPVENAGRNQAEDSSTEKFEERDFTGTPYVPVYVMLPLGVINMNVELVEPQALRNQLQVLKSVGVDGVMVDCWWGIVEAHNPQQYNWNGYKRLFQIVRDLNLKLQVVMSFHECGGNVGDDVHIPLPHWVTEIGQKNPDIYFTNKEGKRNAECLTWGIDKERVLRGRTAVEVYFDYMRSFRVEFNEFFEEGIISEIEVGLGPCGELRYPSYPEQHGWKYPGIGEFQCYDRYLMKDLAQAAEARGHSFWARAPDNAGSYSSQPHETGFFRDGGDYDSYYGRFFLNWYSRVLIDHGDRVLALANLAFEGTHIATKVSGIHWWYKTASHPAELTAGFYNSCNRDGYVPISEMLKKHEAALNFTCVEMRTSDQHQGFPEALADPEGLVWQVLNAAWDADIPVASENALTCFDREGYNKILENAKPRNDPDGRHLSAFTYLRLSPVLIERHNLMEFERFVKRMHGEATPDV